DNA from Leptospira bandrabouensis:
ATGTTAACTTATTTTCTATAATAGAGTAGTTTTCTTGTAGATCTGGTAATCCAAAAAAATCACTGAAATAGGAATACCTAAATGTATGAGGAGGTTGGAAAGTTAGAATTTTTCCTTTTTCCTCATAAGGAGTTCCTTCCCAAACACCTTTAAAAATAAGTGAACTTCCCTCTTTCCAATCGGAAATCGCATCCGTATCATATAAAAACTCTTTAATGTACTTAGGGGTTGTAAGTATCTCCCAAATACGTTCTAAACTCGATGGAATGGTTTTTGTAAGACTCAATGTTAGATTATGATTCATTTGATTTGTGGTCTGCATTGTTTTCTTTACTCCTAAGAGAAAGATAACAAATAAACTAGGATTTGGATTGTAAAAATGCGACAAAACGATAAATAAGTACTATGGTGAAGGAAAAAGGAAAACCTACTCGGGGAGTACTACGTCAAACCAAAGCCAACCGAATCACTAAACACAATCGTTTTTTTGCCAATGGAAGATTAGATTTTTTCATTGAACACTATTGGACTGTTAGCTGGGATTTGGGAAACGAAGAACCTTATCTTGCAGAAACTCTTCCCTACCCAAGCGTACACATTGTATTCGAAAAAGGGAATTCAAAATTATTTGGAGTCACCAAAGGTAGATTTTCTACTTTATTACAAGGAAAAGGATCCGTATTCGGAATCAAATTTAGGCCGGGAGGTTTTTATCCTTTCTTCCAAAAAAACATATCCACTCTCACAGATAAAACCATTCCCGTTTCAGATCTTACCTTAGAAAATATTGATTCTCTCGAAACAAAAATCTTTGAAACGGAAGCAGAGGAAAATAGAATTAAAATCATAGAAACTTGGTTAGAAAATATACTACCAGAACAGGATCCAAAAATATTATTAATCAATAACATAATAGATAAAATCAAAGAAGATAGGACTATCCAATCCGTAAATCAAATCACAAAACTCTTTTCAATCAGTCTTCGTGGTTTACAAAGACTTTTTCGAGAGTATGTAGGTGTCAGTCCCAAATGGGTCATCCAACGATTTCGAATCCAAGAAGTGGCGGAACGAATGGAAAAGGACAAAACCATCCACTATGCAGAAATGGCTTTAGACCTTGGATATTATGATCAGGCACATTTCATAAAAGATTTTAAAAATACCATTGGATTAAGCCCTGAAGAATATTTGAAAACCATAATTTAACTTAAAATACATGGCTAAAGTTGACAAACAACTGCTCATCTTCCCTGGATTTTGCGTAATCAATCATGATGATGGTGGCTTGGTTCCAGGCGATACGTAAGCCGATCCCTCGTGAATAGGCATACCCTTTCCAACCTAATTTATGTTCGTCGTCCCAAACACGACCATAATCAAAAAAAGGCACTAAGTTAAAGGCAAAAAATTCATCTCCAAATTTGGCTTCTGCAAATTTCCAACGAACTTCCGTATTCCCCCAACCCATTGCCCGGCCCACAAATCGATCCTGTTTGAAACCTCGAATGGTTCTTAAACCTCCAAGTCCCCCCACAAGTCCTTCTGTTCCCCACATATTTCTATATTCATAAAAGGGAGCCTCTCCATCGGTGACACCCAAACCAAATCGATTAGCAATGACTAA
Protein-coding regions in this window:
- a CDS encoding SRPBCC family protein, yielding MQTTNQMNHNLTLSLTKTIPSSLERIWEILTTPKYIKEFLYDTDAISDWKEGSSLIFKGVWEGTPYEEKGKILTFQPPHTFRYSYFSDFFGLPDLQENYSIIENKLTYADGLVTIHLTQTGFTSVERRDHSIESWKQCLDIIEKMVKTLH
- a CDS encoding DUF6597 domain-containing transcriptional factor, whose protein sequence is MVKEKGKPTRGVLRQTKANRITKHNRFFANGRLDFFIEHYWTVSWDLGNEEPYLAETLPYPSVHIVFEKGNSKLFGVTKGRFSTLLQGKGSVFGIKFRPGGFYPFFQKNISTLTDKTIPVSDLTLENIDSLETKIFETEAEENRIKIIETWLENILPEQDPKILLINNIIDKIKEDRTIQSVNQITKLFSISLRGLQRLFREYVGVSPKWVIQRFRIQEVAERMEKDKTIHYAEMALDLGYYDQAHFIKDFKNTIGLSPEEYLKTII